One Sinorhizobium arboris LMG 14919 genomic region harbors:
- the nodI gene encoding nodulation factor ABC transporter ATP-binding protein NodI: MSNIAIDLTGVSKSYDDKVVVDGLSFTVAAGECFGLLGPNGAGKSTITRMLLGMAPPDAGKITVLGMPVPARARLARGRIGVVPQFDNLEHTFTVRENLLVFGRYFGMSRSEIEVAIPPLLEFARLESKADARVNTLSGGMKRRLTLARALINDPQLLVLDEPTTGLDPHARHLIWERLRLLLARGKTIILTTHFMEEAERLCDRLCVLDGGRIIAEGRPHALIEEQIGCPVLEIYGGNPRELRALINPYAERIEVSGETVFCYASDPEQVRVQLRGRADLRVLQRPPNLEDVFLRLTGRDMEN; the protein is encoded by the coding sequence ATGTCCAATATAGCAATCGATCTTACCGGCGTAAGCAAGAGTTATGACGACAAGGTCGTTGTTGACGGGCTGTCGTTCACTGTTGCGGCGGGGGAGTGTTTCGGCCTGCTGGGACCGAACGGTGCAGGCAAAAGCACGATTACGCGTATGCTTCTCGGCATGGCACCACCTGACGCCGGTAAGATCACCGTACTCGGCATGCCCGTACCAGCACGCGCTCGGTTAGCGCGCGGGCGCATCGGGGTGGTCCCGCAGTTCGACAATTTGGAGCACACATTCACGGTGCGCGAGAACCTGTTGGTGTTCGGGCGCTACTTCGGCATGAGCCGAAGCGAGATCGAAGTTGCTATCCCGCCGCTGCTTGAGTTCGCCCGACTTGAGAGCAAGGCGGATGCGCGCGTCAATACACTGTCGGGCGGGATGAAGCGGCGCCTGACGCTTGCGCGTGCGCTGATCAACGACCCGCAGCTGCTTGTATTGGACGAGCCGACCACCGGCCTCGATCCGCATGCGCGCCATCTGATCTGGGAGCGATTGCGCCTACTGCTCGCGCGCGGCAAGACAATAATTTTGACGACCCACTTTATGGAAGAGGCTGAACGGCTATGTGACCGCCTGTGCGTGCTCGATGGAGGGCGCATCATTGCCGAGGGCCGCCCACACGCGCTGATCGAGGAGCAGATCGGATGCCCCGTGCTTGAGATCTACGGCGGCAATCCGCGAGAGCTGCGCGCGCTCATTAATCCTTACGCGGAGCGTATCGAAGTGAGCGGCGAGACTGTCTTTTGCTATGCGAGCGATCCCGAACAGGTGCGCGTGCAACTGCGCGGGCGCGCGGATCTGCGCGTTTTGCAGCGTCCTCCGAATCTGGAGGATGTGTTCTTGCGGCTGACCGGGCGCGACATGGAGAATTGA